A region from the Fusarium musae strain F31 chromosome 1, whole genome shotgun sequence genome encodes:
- a CDS encoding hypothetical protein (EggNog:ENOG41) → MQEHIRRAHPEHYISKLPATEESFLLMINTPPSERRPLDQTSAPNAQGLSHSHSSLPPPIDHLQGFHERHNYHRDESSNPGTPRLLDDFSNGGPVSGPMLGTASAAAALAELHGVKSERDMDLDGVSEVPLKEFKSSPSRANDAQRDFLPSILANSPPGRSSTLPPLQRSVGPNRPRKQSVTKRGREPHHKKKNSKGSATDWLRRIQNEERYRPGNDRKALSAEPSADFGKRWEDLIDAADQAASAAGDIDEDRTPIIVTALFPPASISAGQLPSLASPAGSHASIIWSGCCRAISVRGEW, encoded by the exons ATGCAGGAGCATATCCGCCGCGCACACCCCGAGCACTACATCTCGAAGCTTCCAGCTACAGAAGAGAGCTTCCTGTTAATGATTAACACTCCACCATCGGAGCGACGCCCTTTAGATCAGACCTCAGCTCCAAATGCTCAGGGTTTGTCCCACTCTCACTCCAGCCTGCCCCCGCCCATTGACCACCTTCAAGGCTTTCACGAGCGACACAACTATCATCGCGACGAGTCGAGTAATCCGGGCACTCCGCGCCTTCTAGATGATTTCAGTAATGGCGGGCCGGTTTCAGGCCCAATGCTTGGCACGGCCAGTGCCGCTGCTGCCCTAGCCGAACTTCATGGCGTCAAGAGTGAACGCGACATGGACTTGGACGGTGTGAGTGAAGTGCCCTTAAAAGAATTCAAATCATCGCCATCCAGGGCTAATGATGC ACAGCGCGACTTTCTCCCTTCCATTCTTGCAAACTCACCACCTGGAAGATCCTCAACACTCCCACCTCTTCAGCGTTCTGTGGGACCTAATCGGCCTCGCAAGCAGTCTGTTACAAAGCGAGGGCGAGAGCCTCACCACAAAAAGAAGAACTCTAAAGGTTCTGCAACTGACTGGCTACGCCGAATTCAAAACGAAGAACGATATAGACCAGGTAATGATCGGAAGGCTTTGTCAGCAGAACCATCCGCAGACTTCGGGAAGCGGTGGGAAGATCTTATCGATGCAGCTGATCAAGCcgcttctgctgctggtgatATAGACGAAGACCGTACTCCT ATCATCGTTACCGCCCTTTTCCCACCAGCCTCAATTTCAGCCGGCCAGTTACCAAGCCTCGCCTCTCCAGCAGGCTCTCACGCCTCCATCATATGGTCAGGATGCTGTAGAGCCATTTCCGTCCGTGGAGAGTGGTGA
- a CDS encoding hypothetical protein (EggNog:ENOG41) produces the protein MAYNRPYDEDALPRFAEPEPKPGQSRTPAPQQHPPPQQHHQQQQQYAPQQQYHHQQPRYDKPLPAQRDARSHSLGQGAYGHMSPPPNPGGARPQAHNRPAPNSRPPPSPGIDGSGSDPSLLPLFRAVDKDGTGHLSERELSAALVNGDWTAFDPHTVRMMIRMFDSDRSGTIGFEEFCGLWSFLASWRTLFDRFDADRSGNISLSEFNNALVAFRYRLSPQFVELLFNTYDKRNEGVMSFDLFVQSCISLKRMTDVFKKYDDDRDGYITLSFEDFLTEILKQLK, from the exons atggcctaCAACCGCCCCTACGACGAGGATGCTCTCCCTAG ATTCGCTGAGCCAGAGCCT AAACCAGGACAGTCAAGGACACCTGCCCCGCAGCAgcaccctcctcctcagcagcaccaccagcagcaacagcaatacgcccctcaacaacagtatcaccaccaacagcctcgaTATGACAAGCCCCTACCTGCTCAACGAGATGCGCGATCCCATTCCCTAGGCCAGGGTGCTTACGGCCATATGTCGCCGCCCCCAAACCCTGGTGGTGCTAGGCCACAGGCTCATAACCGCCCTGCTCCCAACTCACGACCTCCTCCATCGCCTGGTATCGATGGCAGTGGTTCAGACCCTTCACTTTTGCCCCTTTTCCGCGCCGTAGACAAAGATG GCACCGGCCACCTTTCCGAGAGGGAACTTTCTGCCGCCCTTGTCAACGGAGACTGGACCGCCTTTGATCCTCATACCGTCCGCATGATGATTCGAATGTTTGACTCCGATCGAAGTGGCACTATTGGTTTTGAGGAGTTTTGTGGGCTGtggtccttcttggcttcgtgGAGGACTCTATTCGACCGATTCGACGCCGACCGCAGCGGCAACATCTCTCTATCCGAATTCAACAACGCACTTGTAGCCTTCCGATACCGACTCAGCCCTCAGTTTGTTGAGTTACTCTTTAACACCTATGATAAGAGGAATGAGGGGGTAATGAGCTTTGATCTCTTTGTTCAAAGCTGTATTTCCTTGAAACGCATGACAGACGTGTTCAAGAAGTATGATGACGATCGCGACGGCTACATCACCTTAAGCTTTGAGGATTTCTTGACGGAAATCCTTAAGCAGCTCAAATAG
- a CDS encoding hypothetical protein (EggNog:ENOG41), with translation MPDQDSSQPSEFWLYGYGEDHRGTPEAPGRVVTLIERSYWEQLTDSHDSAPERVWGVAYRIIPEKVTEVKEYLDIREINGYTIHYAPFHPADGSPPIRTLVYIGTPDNEQFVGPQEPQELAEHIFRSQGPSGLNKDYLLSLDTALSELAPDSGDHHIHDLARRVRELEKNCEDETKLRNPTTSVHQQKHSTEEAEEIEEPHH, from the exons ATGCCCGATCAAGACTCATCACAACCCTCCGAATTCTGGTTATATGGATACGG TGAGGACCATAGAGGCACTCCTGAGGCCCCCGGACGGGTCGTCACTTTGATCGAGAGATCTTACTGGGAACAGCTAACTGATAGTCACGACTCTGCTCCAGAGCGAGTTTGGGGGGTTGCATATCGTATCATTCCCGAGAAAGTAACCGAAGTCAAGGAGTATCTCGATATTCGTGAGATCAACGGCTACACCATTCACTACGCTCCATTCCATCCTGCCGATGGCTCCCCCCCTATTCGCACTCTGGTCTACATCGGAACCCCAGATAATGAGCAATTTGTCGGTCCCCAGGAGCCCCAGGAGCTCGCCGAGCACATCTTCCGCAGTCAAGGCCCCAGCGGCCTGAACAAAGACTACCTGTTGAGTCTCGATACCGCCCTCAGTGAGCTTGCTCCCGATAGTGGCGATCATCACATCCATGATCTGGCCCGCCGTGTCCGggaacttgagaagaatTGTGAGGACGAAACTAAACTCCGCAACCCGACGACTTCAGTCCATCAACAAAAGCACAGTAccgaagaagcagaagaaatCGAAGAGCCACATCACTAG